The following DNA comes from Mycolicibacterium aromaticivorans JS19b1 = JCM 16368.
GTCACGATGTTGACCACACCCGGCGGGATATCGGTGTGCTCGGCGATCAGCTCACCGAGAACCGCTGCACACCACGGGGTATCAGGGGCGGGCTTGAGCACGATGGTGTTGCCCGCCGCCAGCGCCGGGCCGAGCTTGGCGAGGTTGATCTGGTGCGGGAAGTTCCACGGCGTGATCGCACCGACCACGCCGACCGCTTCGCGGACGATGGTCCGCTGGGTCTTGATTCCCATCGGCGCCGCGATACCCAGATCGTGGCGCCACGAGTAGCTCTCGGCGGTGTCGGCAGAGAACGACAGGTCTTCGACCGGCCCCTCGAGTTGGGCGGCAGCGGTCAGCATGCGCGGGGCACCCACCTCCGCCATCGTCATCTCACGCAGTTCCTCGACGTGCTCCTTCATCGCGTCGCGAAGCTGGCGGATGCCGCGTACCCGGAGTTCGGTATTGGTGGACCAGTCGGTGGTGTCGAACGCACGGCGCGCGGCGTCGATGGCCCGGCTCATGTCCTCGGCATTGCCATCGGCCGCGGTACCCAGGATCTCTTCGGTTGCCGGGTTGATCGTCGGGTATCGGCCATTGCCGCCCGCCACCAGCTCCCCGTCGATGAAGAGATCGCTGTTCCTATCCGCCGCAATCGCCATCCCGATTCCCGTCTGCTTCGTTGGACACGTGTCCGAGATTTCGTCTTTCGCACCATAGCGGCACACGCGGGCGCGGTGCAAGGGTATGTCCGGCGCCCATGCTAGGAAGGCGATGAACAGGCAATTCACTGCATCCTCTTGCCTTGTCAGACCCGGTTCCGATAACTTGGACATGTGTCCAGCGATGCCGCCATGGCTGTCAGCCCCAACGGGGATGATGCGCCGCGTAATCGCCGCCAGGAAGAGACTTTCCGCAAGGTGTTGCGGGCCGGGCTGGAGATGCTGCGGGAGTCGTCCTACGCCGACCTCACCGTCCGTGCCGTCGCCGCACGCGCGAAGGTCGCGCCGGCGACCGCTTACACGTACTTCTCGTCGAAGAACCATCTGATCGCCGAGGTGTACCTCGACCGGGTTCTCGAGGTGCCCTACTTCACCGACGTCAACGACCCGCGCCTGCACCGCGTTCAGCAGTCGCTGCGCAGCCTTGCCCTGGTGATCGCCGACGAGCCGGAATTCGCCGCCGCCTGCACCACAGCCGTGCTGAGCAACGATGCCGGGGTGGTCCGGGTCCGCGACCGGATCGGCGCCGAGATCCACAAGCGCATCAAGTCGGCGTTGGGGCCGGACGCCGATCCGAAGATCGTGTCCGCACTGGAAATGACGTACTTCGGCGCGCTCGTGCACGCCGGCAGCGGATCCATGAGCTACCGCGAGGTCGCCGACCGGATGGAATACGTCGTGAGTCTTATCTTGGGAGAGAACAAATGAGCGTGCAGAGTCCGGATATCGTGCTGGACCCGTACAACTACGACTTCCACGAAGATCCCTACCCGTATTACAAGCGGCTGCGCGATGAGGCTCCGCTGTACTACAACGAGGAACTCAAGTTCTGGGCGCTGTCCCGGCATTCCGACGTCATCCAGGGATTCCGCAACAGCACCACGCTGTCCAACAAGTACGGTGTCTCGCTGGACCCGGCCTCGCGCGGACCGCATGCCTCCAAGACCATGTCTTTCCTGGCGATGGACGACCCGGCTCACCTGCGGCTGCGGACCCTGGTCTCGAAAGGGTTCACGCCCAGGCGGATTCGCGAGCTCGAGCCGCGGGTCACCGAGATCGCCACCAAGCATCTCGACGCCATGATGGAGAAGGCCGCCGCCGGGGGGACGGTGGACTACGTCGACGAGTTCGCGGGCAAGCTGCCGATGGATGTCATCTCCGAACTGATGGGGGTGCCGCAGGCCGACCGCGTTCAGGTGCGGGCGT
Coding sequences within:
- a CDS encoding TetR family transcriptional regulator: MSSDAAMAVSPNGDDAPRNRRQEETFRKVLRAGLEMLRESSYADLTVRAVAARAKVAPATAYTYFSSKNHLIAEVYLDRVLEVPYFTDVNDPRLHRVQQSLRSLALVIADEPEFAAACTTAVLSNDAGVVRVRDRIGAEIHKRIKSALGPDADPKIVSALEMTYFGALVHAGSGSMSYREVADRMEYVVSLILGENK